The Candidatus Neomarinimicrobiota bacterium genome contains a region encoding:
- a CDS encoding dipeptide epimerase yields MKATWKYVKLNLTHPFTIARGTRTHYDSMIVELEYEGLKALGEAVPTTRYGEDIKKVETGLASIDFDSAPYNDPYLIEDIDEACRSNTLMTPSAIAAVNIAYWDLLGKLLGKPLYKLWGLNPDKSLISTFTIGIDEIDVIKQKVREAEQYPILKVKQGLENDKEIIIAIRELTDKVIRVDANEGWNKEEALEKINWLAGQNVEFVEQPLPADNLDDYIWLKERSPLPLIADENSIRAVDIPKIADAFHGINIKLMKCGGPTEALKMIHTARSYGVKVMLGCMCESSIAIGAAAHLSPLADWADLDGNLLLSNDPYTGIDVIDGKLILPDKPGIGVEPIGDNQ; encoded by the coding sequence ATGAAAGCGACCTGGAAATATGTAAAATTGAATCTTACGCATCCGTTCACAATCGCCCGCGGTACACGGACGCACTACGATTCGATGATTGTGGAGTTGGAATACGAGGGTCTTAAAGCGTTAGGTGAAGCGGTTCCCACAACGCGCTATGGCGAAGACATTAAAAAGGTGGAAACAGGCTTAGCGAGTATCGATTTTGATTCAGCGCCATACAATGATCCATATCTGATAGAGGATATTGATGAGGCGTGCAGAAGCAACACTCTTATGACTCCGTCGGCAATTGCCGCTGTTAACATCGCTTATTGGGACCTTCTCGGAAAACTACTTGGCAAGCCGCTTTATAAATTATGGGGCTTGAACCCGGATAAGTCACTAATTTCAACGTTTACAATAGGAATTGACGAGATTGATGTTATAAAGCAGAAAGTGCGGGAAGCTGAGCAATATCCGATTCTCAAAGTGAAACAGGGACTTGAAAACGACAAGGAAATCATCATTGCAATTCGGGAATTGACAGACAAGGTCATTCGGGTGGATGCAAACGAGGGTTGGAACAAGGAAGAGGCGCTGGAAAAGATAAATTGGCTCGCCGGACAAAATGTGGAGTTCGTGGAGCAGCCGCTTCCCGCGGATAACTTGGATGATTACATCTGGCTGAAAGAGCGGTCTCCGCTTCCACTCATAGCGGATGAAAACAGCATCAGGGCGGTTGATATTCCGAAGATAGCCGACGCATTTCACGGAATAAACATTAAACTTATGAAGTGCGGAGGACCGACGGAAGCCCTCAAGATGATTCATACAGCGCGTTCTTACGGCGTAAAAGTTATGCTGGGATGTATGTGCGAAAGTTCGATTGCAATCGGCGCGGCGGCTCATCTCTCTCCATTAGCGGATTGGGCCGACCTGGACGGCAACCTGCTTTTGAGCAACGATCCTTACACCGGAATAGACGTTATTGACGGTAAACTGATTCTTCCGGATAAACCGGGAATAGGCGTTGAACCCATTGGAGATAATCAATGA
- a CDS encoding DUF1611 domain-containing protein produces MSLRRYAILVEGKFNSKESKTANAILRYAPDSAVALIDSANAGKTAEDVIGYGDNTPVLATLSETLEFAPNALLIGIAPMSGRLPDEWRGMVLQAIESGLDIVSGMHSFIGDDDEFKEAAGKHNVNIQDLRRPPVDLSVSDDLWRERSAYVLLTVGTDVAIGKMTTLLQLLAYLKNQPLNTAFVATGQTGLLLSDYGVCVDAVVSDFIAGSIESVIMDIEKDNDLLLVEGQGSLFHQGYSGVTLGLIHGSMPDGLIICHEPSRKLNDYGSELPTLTAAIEMHNAVMKPFKEVDLIGVSLYTSELNEEDALSAIEAAEAETGLPADDPVRFGSEKLGNAIMRAVKLNK; encoded by the coding sequence ATGAGTTTAAGGCGTTACGCAATACTCGTAGAGGGAAAATTCAACTCAAAAGAGTCAAAAACAGCCAACGCCATCTTGCGTTATGCGCCGGACTCTGCAGTAGCTCTCATAGACAGCGCCAATGCCGGAAAAACTGCTGAGGATGTGATTGGTTACGGAGATAATACGCCTGTATTGGCCACTCTTTCAGAAACCCTTGAATTCGCCCCAAACGCCCTGCTTATAGGTATTGCGCCAATGAGCGGAAGGCTTCCCGACGAATGGCGCGGTATGGTGTTGCAGGCAATTGAATCCGGACTGGATATAGTTAGCGGGATGCACAGTTTTATTGGTGACGATGACGAATTCAAGGAAGCCGCGGGAAAACACAACGTGAATATACAGGATTTGAGGCGACCCCCGGTTGACTTGAGCGTTTCAGATGACCTGTGGCGGGAGCGTTCAGCGTATGTCCTGCTGACGGTGGGTACGGATGTGGCAATCGGGAAAATGACCACACTACTACAACTTCTTGCTTACCTGAAAAATCAACCGCTAAATACAGCATTCGTGGCGACGGGTCAAACGGGATTATTATTATCTGATTATGGTGTTTGCGTAGATGCCGTTGTGAGCGATTTTATAGCGGGTTCCATTGAGAGCGTGATAATGGATATTGAAAAAGATAACGATCTTCTGCTTGTGGAAGGGCAAGGTTCTCTTTTTCATCAGGGTTATAGCGGAGTTACATTAGGGTTAATTCACGGGTCAATGCCGGACGGACTGATAATCTGCCACGAACCGTCGCGGAAACTGAACGATTATGGGAGTGAACTACCAACATTGACTGCGGCTATCGAAATGCATAATGCGGTGATGAAACCTTTTAAAGAGGTTGACCTAATCGGTGTAAGTCTGTATACTTCAGAACTAAATGAAGAAGATGCGTTGTCCGCAATTGAAGCCGCAGAAGCAGAAACGGGTCTTCCTGCTGATGATCCTGTTCGTTTCGGCAGTGAAAAGCTGGGAAATGCAATAATGAGAGCGGTAAAGTTGAATAAATGA
- a CDS encoding 2-isopropylmalate synthase, whose amino-acid sequence MNELIYDWNTIDGNLLSGTSEIEFDDETLRDGLQSPSVKDPSLEEKIELLHLMEEIGIHTADVGLPGAGPRALSDVSALVKEIVSNGMKITPNCAARTVISDIQPIAEISQEMGIPIECCAFIGSSPIRVYAEEWSLDLMVKRTTEAVSFAHKEGLPVMFVTEDTVRANPETLATLFGAAIDSGASRLCLCDTCGHATPDGVKNLVRWTREFLSTRDESIKLDWHGHRDRGLALPNALAAIEAGVDRVHGTAMGIGERVGNLPMDLLLVNLRLLGVINNDLTRLPEYVEKTAEYTGIPLAHNYPVVGEDAFRTGTGVHAAAVIKADAKGNEWLADRIYSGVPAGMVGKTQIIDIGPMSGKSNVIYWLRNEGIEPEKSLVDGIFDLAKLSDRILTRDEIMSVVENANS is encoded by the coding sequence ATGAACGAACTTATCTATGATTGGAATACCATTGACGGTAATCTGTTATCGGGAACGAGCGAAATAGAATTCGATGATGAAACGCTGAGGGACGGGCTTCAGTCGCCATCTGTGAAAGACCCTTCATTGGAAGAAAAAATAGAACTTCTGCATCTGATGGAAGAGATAGGAATTCACACGGCGGATGTTGGGCTTCCCGGAGCGGGTCCTCGCGCCCTGTCGGACGTTTCTGCTCTGGTGAAAGAGATCGTTTCAAACGGTATGAAAATAACGCCTAACTGTGCCGCGCGAACGGTTATTTCGGATATCCAGCCGATAGCGGAAATATCACAGGAAATGGGCATCCCCATTGAATGTTGCGCTTTCATCGGCAGCAGTCCGATTCGCGTTTACGCTGAAGAATGGAGCCTTGATCTTATGGTTAAACGGACTACCGAAGCGGTGAGTTTCGCGCACAAAGAAGGATTACCGGTTATGTTCGTAACTGAGGACACTGTGCGCGCGAACCCTGAGACTCTCGCGACGCTATTCGGAGCTGCGATAGATTCCGGAGCATCCAGACTCTGCCTTTGCGATACCTGCGGGCACGCCACTCCCGACGGTGTGAAAAATTTAGTTAGATGGACACGGGAATTTCTCAGCACGAGAGATGAGTCAATTAAATTAGATTGGCACGGACACAGGGACAGAGGATTGGCTCTGCCTAATGCTCTCGCTGCTATTGAAGCAGGAGTGGACAGGGTGCACGGAACAGCAATGGGAATTGGAGAACGGGTGGGAAATCTTCCGATGGACTTGCTGCTTGTGAACCTTCGCCTGTTAGGTGTGATAAATAATGACCTTACACGACTGCCGGAATATGTTGAAAAAACAGCAGAATATACGGGTATCCCGTTGGCTCATAACTACCCTGTGGTAGGTGAAGACGCTTTCCGGACAGGCACCGGAGTGCATGCCGCCGCGGTAATTAAAGCGGATGCAAAAGGTAACGAATGGTTGGCGGACCGGATATATTCGGGAGTTCCCGCCGGAATGGTAGGGAAAACCCAAATAATCGATATTGGTCCTATGTCGGGAAAATCCAACGTAATTTACTGGCTCCGCAATGAGGGGATTGAGCCTGAAAAATCATTGGTGGACGGTATCTTTGACCTGGCGAAACTGTCTGACAGGATACTCACTCGTGATGAGATCATGAGCGTCGTGGAGAACGCCAACTCTTAA
- a CDS encoding enoyl-CoA hydratase/isomerase family protein → MSYKNIKYEVEDRIAVVTVNRPDVLNAMNAETNAELKAAAIAVSEDDSVAGMIVTGEGDKAFMAGADINELVKSSILEGRKTSFEGQETLTVFELMGKPVIAAINGYALGGGFELALGCHIRIASENAKLGAPEVGLGIMPGFGGTQRLPRLIGTGRALELILTGKIITAEEAERLGIVNKVVPEGEALNAAKEMMKEIISNAPIAVKMCIEAVQRGMNMSLEEGLAIESDRFGILCGTEDMKEGMNAFLEKRDAKFKGR, encoded by the coding sequence ATGTCCTACAAAAATATAAAATATGAAGTGGAAGACAGGATCGCCGTTGTGACTGTAAATCGTCCTGATGTTCTGAACGCTATGAATGCCGAAACGAACGCTGAACTGAAAGCCGCTGCAATTGCCGTGAGCGAGGATGATTCCGTCGCCGGAATGATAGTCACGGGTGAAGGGGATAAAGCGTTTATGGCGGGAGCGGATATAAATGAACTGGTTAAATCTTCTATTTTGGAGGGGAGGAAAACTTCTTTCGAAGGGCAGGAAACTCTGACAGTATTTGAGCTTATGGGGAAACCCGTTATCGCTGCCATTAACGGTTACGCTTTGGGAGGCGGATTCGAGCTGGCTCTCGGATGTCACATCCGCATCGCTTCCGAGAACGCTAAATTAGGCGCGCCTGAGGTCGGACTTGGAATTATGCCCGGATTCGGCGGTACTCAACGGTTGCCGCGACTCATCGGGACCGGTCGCGCTTTAGAGTTGATTCTTACCGGCAAGATCATCACTGCCGAAGAAGCTGAAAGGCTTGGCATCGTTAATAAAGTAGTGCCTGAAGGTGAGGCGCTTAACGCGGCAAAAGAGATGATGAAAGAGATTATCTCAAATGCTCCTATCGCTGTTAAAATGTGTATTGAGGCGGTTCAGAGAGGGATGAATATGTCGCTTGAAGAAGGTCTTGCTATCGAGTCGGACAGGTTCGGCATTCTCTGCGGAACTGAGGATATGAAGGAAGGGATGAACGCGTTCCTTGAAAAAAGAGACGCAAAATTCAAAGGGAGATGA
- a CDS encoding TrkH family potassium uptake protein, with amino-acid sequence MALALPFSLYYGDGDFNAILISIGITVGTGFVAWFTTRGESEIKVRDGFAIVTFGWITSAIFGALPFLISGSIASPVDAFFESMSGFTTTGASILIDIEALPHGILFWRSLTHWLGGMGIIVFSLAILPMLGIGAAQLYKAEAPGPTKDRFTPRIRETAKLLWITYILISGVEVVMLYVGGMDFFDSVCHTFGTMATGGFSTKNASIAHYNSAYIDYVIIFFMVLAGANFALHFRMFKGDLTAHFRDKEFQYYLGLMIIFSAAFLVIISISENVTGDVMLRKAVFQTVAIITTTGYVTTDFELWIPAGQLLVLAMMFIGGCASSTGGSMKVIRIVILVKHAAHEIRKLVHPTAVYPVRFGERLISDDVIRNVLGFFLFYMGIFVTVSIVMSAMGLDMVSALSVTASAIGNIGPALGSLGPTDNYAHLPALGKLLLNFCMLLGRLELFTVIVLFSRTFWKER; translated from the coding sequence ATGGCACTGGCTCTTCCGTTTTCGCTCTACTACGGGGATGGCGATTTTAACGCTATTCTCATCTCTATCGGGATTACCGTTGGGACAGGTTTTGTTGCATGGTTTACGACAAGAGGGGAATCCGAGATAAAAGTAAGAGACGGATTTGCTATAGTCACATTCGGCTGGATTACAAGCGCGATATTCGGTGCTTTACCTTTTCTTATATCGGGTAGTATTGCAAGTCCCGTTGACGCATTTTTTGAATCTATGTCAGGGTTTACAACTACCGGCGCATCAATCCTCATAGACATTGAAGCTCTTCCGCACGGCATACTCTTTTGGCGTTCGCTGACTCATTGGCTCGGCGGGATGGGAATTATTGTGTTTTCCCTTGCGATTCTTCCAATGTTAGGCATAGGAGCCGCTCAGCTCTATAAAGCCGAAGCGCCGGGTCCCACGAAAGACAGGTTTACTCCGCGTATCAGAGAGACGGCGAAACTGCTCTGGATAACATATATTCTCATTAGCGGAGTTGAAGTCGTGATGCTTTATGTCGGGGGAATGGATTTTTTTGATTCGGTCTGTCATACGTTCGGAACAATGGCTACCGGTGGATTTTCCACTAAAAACGCAAGCATTGCTCACTATAACAGCGCATATATTGATTATGTAATCATCTTTTTTATGGTGCTTGCAGGAGCTAATTTCGCGCTTCATTTCAGGATGTTCAAGGGCGATTTGACCGCTCACTTTCGCGATAAGGAATTTCAGTATTATCTTGGGTTAATGATAATATTTTCGGCGGCATTTCTGGTCATAATATCCATCAGCGAAAACGTTACGGGCGATGTAATGCTGCGAAAAGCCGTGTTTCAGACCGTTGCTATCATCACCACCACAGGTTATGTGACTACAGATTTCGAACTCTGGATCCCGGCAGGGCAGTTGCTCGTATTGGCAATGATGTTCATCGGCGGATGCGCAAGCTCCACAGGCGGTTCGATGAAAGTTATTCGGATTGTTATACTTGTGAAACACGCCGCCCATGAAATCCGGAAACTCGTTCATCCGACTGCCGTCTATCCGGTGCGGTTCGGAGAGCGTCTCATTTCCGACGATGTAATCAGAAACGTTCTGGGATTTTTCCTTTTCTATATGGGCATATTTGTTACCGTAAGTATAGTTATGTCTGCTATGGGTCTGGATATGGTTAGCGCTTTGTCGGTAACGGCATCGGCAATCGGAAATATCGGCCCCGCCCTCGGAAGCTTGGGTCCCACCGATAATTACGCTCACTTGCCCGCTTTAGGGAAACTTTTATTGAATTTCTGTATGCTTCTTGGAAGACTTGAACTGTTTACTGTTATCGTCCTATTCAGCAGGACATTCTGGAAGGAACGATAA
- the trkA gene encoding Trk system potassium transporter TrkA, translating to MKIIIVGAGEVGFYLAKMLSEENHDITMLDDDAVKCQRAREHLDVLVLEGNGASAETLSEAGIKKVDMLIGVTSVDEVNIMACMFANRLGVETKIARVRNAEYSKPRALITPAQLGVDKMIHPEEEAAKQIKNLIRRSAASEVAEFSGGRVQLVGMKLRDDSPMIGKSLTDVGLNHPDLSYRTVAISRNGETIMPTGTEIFEQKDHVYIIAETDSISDVMKLAGKEQEPAENVMILGAGKIGRRLAQLLEDKISVKIIDTSVSKTERAAKMLKNTLIIKGDGTDIELLNSEGIKDIDAFVAVSQLDEKNIVSAILAKDLGVKKAIVHVTRTDLMPVVDHIGVDSVVSKSVATVDAILKFVRKGVVVSVTSLEGTDIEAIELIPQLDSKVTKKPIKDCNFPKGTIIGAQMHVNEITIPTGDSIIVPGDKVVVFTRADAIPEVEKLFSP from the coding sequence ATGAAAATCATTATTGTAGGAGCGGGGGAAGTAGGATTTTATCTCGCAAAAATGTTATCAGAAGAGAACCACGATATTACTATGCTTGACGATGATGCGGTAAAGTGCCAGCGGGCGCGTGAGCATTTGGATGTGCTTGTGTTGGAAGGGAACGGAGCCAGCGCGGAAACGCTTTCCGAAGCAGGTATAAAGAAAGTTGATATGCTCATCGGAGTAACAAGTGTGGACGAAGTAAATATAATGGCTTGTATGTTTGCAAACAGGCTGGGAGTGGAAACGAAGATAGCCCGTGTGAGAAACGCCGAATATTCAAAGCCGAGAGCTCTTATAACGCCTGCTCAGCTTGGTGTGGACAAAATGATTCATCCTGAAGAAGAAGCGGCAAAACAGATTAAAAATCTAATACGACGCTCCGCCGCAAGCGAAGTAGCGGAATTCTCCGGCGGAAGGGTTCAGCTTGTAGGGATGAAGCTTCGCGATGATTCGCCTATGATAGGGAAAAGCTTGACGGATGTCGGCCTAAATCATCCCGATTTATCTTACAGAACTGTGGCAATCAGCAGGAACGGTGAAACGATTATGCCTACAGGCACGGAAATATTTGAACAGAAGGATCATGTGTACATTATTGCCGAAACCGATTCTATTTCCGATGTGATGAAATTAGCCGGTAAAGAGCAGGAGCCTGCTGAAAACGTTATGATACTTGGGGCAGGGAAGATAGGAAGACGTCTTGCGCAGCTCCTTGAAGATAAAATATCTGTAAAAATTATTGATACAAGCGTATCAAAGACTGAAAGAGCGGCAAAAATGCTTAAAAATACGCTGATAATAAAAGGCGACGGTACGGATATAGAGCTTCTGAATAGCGAAGGTATCAAAGATATTGACGCGTTCGTAGCGGTGTCACAGCTTGATGAGAAAAACATCGTCTCCGCTATTCTCGCAAAGGATTTGGGAGTGAAAAAGGCAATAGTGCATGTTACCCGCACCGACCTGATGCCTGTGGTTGACCACATCGGAGTCGATTCTGTGGTCAGCAAGAGCGTTGCCACCGTGGACGCTATCCTGAAGTTCGTGCGAAAAGGAGTTGTGGTTTCTGTAACTTCGCTTGAGGGAACCGACATTGAAGCGATTGAACTCATTCCTCAATTGGACAGCAAAGTAACAAAAAAACCTATTAAAGATTGTAATTTCCCGAAAGGAACTATCATCGGCGCGCAGATGCACGTGAACGAGATTACAATACCGACCGGGGATAGTATTATCGTGCCGGGAGATAAGGTAGTGGTCTTCACACGTGCTGACGCGATCCCGGAAGTTGAAAAATTATTCTCTCCATAA
- the ltaE gene encoding low-specificity L-threonine aldolase, which yields MIDIRSDTVTKPSAGMREAMMNAEVGDDVFGEDPSINRLQEIVAELLGKEAALYLPSGTMANQISINVHTQPGNEVICEVGCHLYNYEAGGPALLSGVMLRTLEGHMGSFTADQVKENIRPDNSHFAQSALIALENTHNRAGGTIFPIEQIKEISALARERDINMHLDGARLLNAVAATGIAADEWASYFDSASICLSKGLGAPVGSLIAGTKEFIQKAHRYRKTYGGGMRQAGIIAQAGIYALENNVERLKDDHKNARTLAEGIADLEGISVDLDWVQSNIVMIDIDPSIGTGAEWAEALGKEGVAILATAPQRLRAVFHLDVNKEGTNRAVEAFNNVHKAEAFHTGSNQ from the coding sequence ATGATTGATATCAGGAGCGACACAGTCACAAAGCCCTCGGCCGGGATGAGAGAGGCGATGATGAATGCGGAAGTCGGGGATGATGTATTCGGTGAAGACCCGAGTATTAACAGGCTTCAGGAAATCGTTGCGGAACTATTAGGTAAAGAAGCCGCTCTTTACCTGCCCAGCGGCACGATGGCAAATCAAATCAGCATCAACGTTCACACACAGCCCGGAAATGAGGTCATCTGCGAAGTGGGGTGCCATCTATATAATTATGAAGCGGGCGGTCCGGCTCTTCTCTCCGGAGTAATGCTCAGGACACTCGAGGGTCATATGGGCTCTTTCACTGCCGATCAGGTAAAAGAGAATATCAGACCGGATAACTCTCATTTTGCGCAGTCAGCTCTCATAGCGTTGGAAAACACGCATAACAGGGCGGGCGGAACTATCTTTCCGATAGAGCAGATAAAAGAAATCTCCGCTCTTGCCAGAGAGCGTGATATCAATATGCACCTCGACGGAGCGCGGCTTCTGAATGCTGTCGCTGCTACAGGAATCGCCGCCGATGAATGGGCGTCGTATTTTGATTCGGCAAGCATCTGTCTTTCGAAAGGTCTCGGCGCGCCGGTCGGATCTCTGATTGCAGGCACAAAAGAATTTATTCAAAAGGCTCACCGCTACCGGAAAACTTACGGCGGAGGGATGCGTCAGGCGGGTATCATCGCTCAGGCGGGAATTTACGCTCTTGAGAATAATGTTGAAAGATTGAAGGATGACCATAAAAACGCTCGGACTCTTGCGGAAGGAATCGCTGACTTAGAAGGAATATCTGTCGATCTCGATTGGGTTCAATCAAACATAGTTATGATAGACATCGATCCGTCTATAGGCACGGGAGCCGAATGGGCGGAAGCTTTAGGCAAAGAAGGAGTGGCAATTTTGGCAACGGCACCGCAGCGGCTCAGAGCTGTTTTTCACCTGGATGTAAATAAAGAGGGAACGAATCGAGCGGTAGAAGCATTTAATAATGTTCACAAAGCAGAGGCATTTCACACAGGAAGCAACCAATGA
- the murA gene encoding UDP-N-acetylglucosamine 1-carboxyvinyltransferase, with protein MDKFVIHGGKPLNGAIKVSGSKNAVLPVMAAALLARGKSVIRNVPNLRDTRTMAKLLTIIGAEVRFEDGVIEIDAAGANNPEAPYELVKTMRASFYVLGPLTARFGEARISLPGGCAWGPRPVDLHLKGLEKLGAQIDLTEGYIKTRTSGLKGSAINLAISSVGATGNLLMAAVTAKGETTIENAAREPEIVCLINFLNLMGADIQGGGTDMLTIQGVDVLQPAEIEVIPDRIEAGTFLVAAAALEGEVTVDGIDPSQLTSVIDNLKKAGANLDVKSSSIIVKGGVPLNAVDVTTAVYPGYPTDMQAQWIALMSRANGNCTVTDTVYKDRFTHVPELARLGADVVLKDNAAIVKGVSKLKGAPVMSTDIRASASLIIAGLMAEGRTDIHRIYHIDRGYENIEQKLRGIGADITREKGPEV; from the coding sequence TTGGATAAGTTCGTAATTCATGGCGGAAAGCCGCTTAACGGCGCTATCAAAGTTAGCGGCTCGAAAAATGCCGTCCTGCCCGTAATGGCAGCCGCGCTTTTGGCACGCGGGAAAAGCGTTATCCGAAATGTGCCTAACCTGCGTGATACTCGGACGATGGCGAAACTTCTCACTATTATCGGCGCGGAGGTGAGATTCGAGGACGGCGTTATTGAGATAGACGCGGCGGGAGCAAATAATCCCGAAGCGCCTTACGAACTTGTGAAAACTATGCGCGCATCGTTCTATGTTCTCGGGCCGCTCACGGCGCGTTTCGGAGAAGCGAGGATAAGTCTGCCGGGAGGCTGCGCGTGGGGACCGCGACCCGTTGATTTGCATCTGAAAGGTCTGGAAAAACTCGGCGCGCAAATTGACCTCACTGAAGGATATATCAAGACGAGAACAAGCGGGCTTAAAGGCAGCGCAATAAATCTCGCTATCTCAAGCGTGGGCGCAACAGGAAACCTGCTTATGGCGGCTGTCACAGCCAAGGGAGAAACTACCATCGAAAATGCTGCCAGAGAACCTGAAATCGTCTGCCTGATAAATTTTCTTAACCTTATGGGAGCGGATATACAGGGAGGCGGAACCGACATGCTGACGATTCAGGGCGTGGATGTGTTGCAACCCGCGGAGATAGAAGTGATTCCCGATAGGATAGAAGCGGGAACGTTTCTCGTTGCCGCTGCGGCATTGGAAGGGGAAGTGACCGTTGACGGAATTGACCCGTCACAACTCACTTCGGTAATTGATAATTTGAAAAAAGCGGGAGCGAATTTAGATGTGAAGTCGAGCAGCATTATAGTTAAAGGCGGCGTTCCGCTGAACGCTGTGGATGTGACTACCGCTGTTTATCCCGGCTACCCGACGGATATGCAGGCTCAGTGGATAGCGCTTATGAGTAGAGCCAATGGGAATTGCACCGTAACGGATACCGTTTATAAGGACAGGTTCACTCACGTTCCCGAACTGGCGCGCCTGGGCGCAGATGTGGTCTTGAAAGATAATGCCGCTATAGTAAAAGGTGTTTCAAAACTGAAAGGCGCGCCGGTGATGTCCACAGATATACGCGCAAGCGCAAGCCTTATCATCGCCGGGCTGATGGCGGAAGGTAGAACCGACATTCACAGGATCTATCATATTGACAGAGGCTACGAAAATATCGAGCAAAAACTGCGGGGCATCGGAGCCGACATCACACGAGAAAAAGGCCCCGAAGTTTAA